Below is a genomic region from Persicimonas caeni.
TCGTCGGCGCGCTGGAGGGCTTGCTCGAACTCGCGGCGGTCGGTGACGTCGATGCACGCGCCGATCGAGCCCATGTACGAGCCGTCGGGCGAGTACCAGGGCTGGGCGCGCAGCGACACCCACCGGTATTCGCCATCGGCGCGCCGCAGCCGAAAGTCGGCCTTGAGCGGTCGGCGCTCGGCGAAGGTCTGTTGGTGCATCCCGATGACCTCTTCGCGCTCGTCGGGGTGTAACCCCGCGGTCCACCCACCGTCGATTTCTTGGGAGAGGTCGCGCCCGGTGAACTCCAGCCAGCGCTTGTTGAACCAGGAGTAGGCCCGCTCGGGCTCGGAGAGCCACATCAGCACCGGTACGGTGTCGGCCATCGCCCGCAGGCGCTCCTCGCTGGCGTGCAACTCTTCGAGCCGCTCTTTGCGTCCCAGCGCCGAGGTGATGACGTTGGCGACCGAGACGAGAAAGTTGGCGTCGTCGTCACGAAACGCGCCGGCCTCCTTGGAGTAAACGGCCAATACGCCGTAGGTGCCGTCGGTGTTGTGAATCACACAGCTCAAGCTGCTCGCCATTCGTCGCGCCTCGACCACCTTCGACGGCTGGAATCGGTTCTCGGCGTGCAGGTCGTCGCATAGAACGGCGCCCTCCATGCGCAGCGTGTAGCTGGCCAGGGAGTTGTGCTCCACCGGTAAGGAGACTGCATCGGCGTCGTCTTGGGGCCAGCCGCAACCGGCCTCGAGCTTCAATTGAGTATCGTCTTGGAGCCGGAAGATTCCACCGGCGTCTGACGATAGTGTCTCGCACACCGCCTGGACGGCCTCCTGGATGAACTGCGAGAAGTGCGGGCTGCTCAACGCTTCGACGCCCAGCTTGGCCACGCAGGCTTGCTGGGTCTCGCGTATGCGCAGCCGCCGGCTGGTCTCCTCGAGCTCGGTCACGTCGACAAAGGTGAGCACCGCCCCGTCGATGACGTCGTCGAGGGTGCGATAGGGGTGAATTCGCAGCAGGTAGGTGCGTTGGGGTCCCTCAGCGTTGCTCTCGACGCGCACCTCGGTGGGGGTCAAGGTCTCGAGCACATTCTGGACCTCGTCGAGCAGGTCGACTCCGCTGACTCGAAGCGTGATGTCCGCCAAGGGGCGGCCGACGTCGGCCTTGATGAGCCGGAAAATCTCTTTGGCCGCCGGCGTAAACTGCTTGATGCGAAGCTCGCGATCGAGAAAGACCGTGGGGACACGGGTGCTCTCGAACAAGTTCATCAGGTCGGCGTTGGCGGTGTCGAGCTCGGCGACCTTCGTCTCGAGGGTGTCGTTGACCGTCTCGAGCTCCTGGTTGACCGATTGCAGCTCGACCTTGGAGGTCTGCATCTCCTCGTTGGAGGATTGCAGCTCCTCGTTCATCGACAGCAGCTCTTCATTGGAGGACTTGAGCTCCTCGTTGGCCGTCTCCAGTTGGGCGATGGTGCTCTCGAGGTGGTCGCGGGTCGCTTCGAGCTCGGCCTCGAGCTGATCGATGACCTCGTTCTGATCGATGTTGGCCAGGCCTTCGTGGACCTGGTCGATGAGCGGCTTGTCGGTGCTGACGGGCCGAAACACCACCATCCAGAGATGTTCGCTGTTGGGGGTCGCCTGCAGCGGCGAGACGACGAGGTCGTAATGCTCGATCTGGTCACCCATGGCGATGCGCACGTTGGACGTGAGGACCTCCTCTCGCTGCGAGCGCGCCTTGTGCAGCGTCGTGCGCAGATGCAAGCGCAGCTCGGGGCGCGCCAATTCGACGATATGGTCCTCGACCGGACCGGAGCGATGCTCCAGAAAGCGTCCCAGATGCCCCGAGAAGTAGAGCACCCGTCCGTTGTCGTCGACCAGCGCCGAGGCCGGCCCGAAGCGGTCGAGCAGGCGTTGTTGGAACACGCGGCCCAGCTCGTGTGGCGACAATTCGGCGCGCGCCTTGGCGTACGGCGAGTGGTGGCGTCGCTTGGCGAGTTGGTCGAAGACGGGAAACGAGGGGGGGATGTCTTTGGGCAACTCGCGGGCGCGAAAGATCTTGGAGGACGAGTCGACCACGCGGAACAGGTTGTCGCGTCCTCGGATGCTCTCGGCCGGGCCCAAAAAGAGGTAGCCTCCCGGGCGCAGGGCGTAGTGAAACAGAGCGAGCAACTTTTGCTGTAACTCGGGCTCCATGTAGATGAGCACGTTGCGGCACGACAACAAGTCGAGGCGCGAGAAGGGCGGGTCGCTGACCAGATCGTGCGACGAGAAGATGCACATGTCGCGCACCGTCTCCCGGACGCGATAGCGGTCACCGCGGCGAACGAAGAAGCGCTCGAGGCGGGCCCTCGAGACCTGCAGTTCGAGCTGGGCGGCGTCGTAATATCCCGCGCGTGCCTTCTGGAGCGCCTTCTCGTCGATGTCGGTGGCAAAGAGCTGCACCTCGACGCGCCGGCGCATCTGCTCGATGCGTTCGGCGGCCAGAATCGCAATGGAGTAAGCCTCCTCGCCCGTTGCGCATCCGGGCACCCAGATGCGCAGCGTGTCGTTGGTCGCGTCGTCGAGTAACTCGTCGAGTTTGTCCTGCAATTCGTCGAACGCGGCCGGATCGCGAAAGAACGCCGTGACCGAAATCAGCAGGTCCTTGAGGAGCGCCTGGCTCTCGGCGTCGCCGTCTTGCAACAACTCCAGGTACTGCGCCGGCGTCCGCGTGCCGGTGAGCATCATGCGTCGGCCAATGCGCCGCGAGAGCATCGGGCGCTTGTACTGGCTGAAGTCGTGGTTGACCCGCTTGCCGAGCACTTCACAGACGTGGCCGAGGTAATCGGGGGCGAACGTTTCATCCTCATCGGTATTCGGTCCGACGATGCGCTCGCCCAAGTAGTGGGCGAAGGTCTCGAGACGCGTGGCGATTTGTTCGACGGGAAGCGCCTCATCGACGACACCTGCGCGCATCGCACTGCGCGGCATGCTGTCGTATCCGGAGGTGTTCGGGGTCTGGACGAGCGTCAGTCCGCCGGCTTGTTGGATCGCCTGCAGCCCCAGCGTCCCGTCCGCGCCGGCGCCCGACAGCACCACTCCGGCTGCCCGCGGCGCCCACTGCTTGGCCAGCGAACGGAAAAAGATGTCGATGGCCTTGTTTGGGCCGCGTTGCCGAGGCCTCTGGAGCACCAGTTGGCCGTCGTCGACGCTCATCTGCGTGTCGGGCGCGATCACGTAGACATGGTCGGCCTCCACGGGCATGCCGGACTCGGCCTGCACCACCGGCATGTCGGTGTGGGCGTCGAGAAGCTCGTGAACGTGGGTTTCGAAGTCGGGGTTGAGATGCAGAATGACCACAAACGCCAAGCCGGTGTCCGGCGCCATGACGTCAAAAAAGTTGTTCAGCGCAGTGATTCCGCCGGACGAGGCCCCCAGACCCACGACGGCCAGGGGCTCATCGTTTGCATAATCGCTCACAGGTGCCTTGCCTCGGGCAAAAAAGGACAACAACGAAATGAGTCGTTGTTGCCCTTATAGAACAAATAGGACTTGTTGGCGAGGCAAGCGACCGCCTCATCCAAAGAGTCGGCTCAAGAAGCCTTCGCCACGTGCTTTGGACAAAAGCCACTTGGCTCGCTTGGCCAGCTTGTTGGCGTCTTGGGCGCCCACAATGACGTCGAGGACTTCGCCGTCATGGATCAGCATCAGCGTGGGAATGGAGCGCACGTTGAAACGCTGTGCGAGCTGCGGGTGGTCCTGAGTGTTGAGCTTGTAGAAGGTCACCGGCTCGTCGGCCATCTGTTCGGCAGCTGCATCGAAGTGCGGAGCCATGGCTTTGCACGGCCCGCACCAAGGGGCCCAGAAGTCGATGATGGCGCTGCCGCCACCTTCGCGCATCAGTCGTTCGAGTTGGCTCTTCGAGGTCAGGTCGATGGTGTGCTCGCTCATGGTATCTAGCTCCGTTCCATGGTCTGTGGGGCTGCCGTTGGTTCAATTTGTCCAGCCCTGTTGAGCGTGACTGAATCACTTTGCAACACGCCGAGCCTCGAGTGTGCTTCGAGGCGTGGGCGACAGGGCCGCGGCAAGAACTGGAGCAAAGACGATGCCAACTGACGACACGGAGCCCAAAGATGCGTCTACTCGGAGCGCTTTCGTCCTCGGGCGACCTCCGGGGCGGTCACCGCGGAGGCGTCGTTGCCCCACGACGTGCGGATGTAGGAGAGAATGCCGGCGAGTTCCTCGTCGCTGAACCGCGCCCGAAAGCTGGGCATGAAGCTGTCGTATTTCTCGCCGCGCACCTCGATGGGGCCGCTCATGCCGTGTAGCGTCAGCTCGATGAGCCGGTCCTTCGGGCCGGTGACATACTCACTCTGGGCGAGCGGCGGGAACGCGCCGCTGACCCCTTGGCCTTGCTCTCCATGGCACATCGCGCAGGCGCTCATATACAGCGTCTCTCCCTCGGCTGCAGCCAACGCGGTGCCGCCATCCGGTTGTTCGGCGCCGGCGGTGCGCGGCGGTTGGGCCTCACCTTCAGCGCTCGCCTCGAGCTGGTTGGCGATTTGGGTATGACGCTCGGCGAGCTGCTCGTGGCGCTCGGCCAAGTCCTGCATCCCCGCTTCGGCGTGCGTGGCGGCCATCTGCCGGTGCATTTGGGCCATCTGAGTGTGCCACTCGTCGATGCCGCTGGCCCAGCACATCGTCTGCGGGCCACAATTACCGTGAGCTCCGGTCTGCGCGCGGTGATGTTGACGTCTGCGCATGCGGTGCTGCTTGCCGTGCTGGCCCTGCCGCGGGCCACGCTCGCGGGCACGCAACTGGTGCATGTAGCCCATCTGACCACGCATCTCGTGCATCCGAGGCCCCAACCCGCGCATCCCTTGGGGCAGCTGGGCTTCTCGCTGCTCGTACTGTTCGGCGAGTTGCTCGTACTGCTCGGCGAGCTCGTCGTAGGTCTCCTCGTCGCCAGCCTCGGCGTCGGTGGTCGCGTTTTGGTCGGCCTGCTCGGCCTCTGTCGACGCGGCCCCAGTCGACTCGGCGGGCGCGGCATCGGGCACCTCGCTCTTCTTCTCGCAGGCGCCCGCCGCAAAAAACAGCCCCGTCGCCACAACGAACACGCACCAGTTGGTCGAATTCACACCATCCTCCATGTCTGGTCAAACAGTCCCAATCACGTCGTGATGTATTAGTAAGCAGCCACAGCCTGTCGACCACCGCGCAATCTTTGCATCACTTCGGTGTGATTGGCGAAAAATGCACAAGCTGCTGAAAATGCTTGACTTTTGTTGGTTTGGTGTTGACGTTTTTTTAAGGCAAATCACCCGCATTTTAAGAAATGCAGCCCCATGAGCGTCCGTTTGGCACACCGTATGCAGCTTCGGATGGTGGTGCGCACGAGCGCACTTCGAAGGGCACCGGTTCTCGACCGCAAGCGCTCTCGACAGCAAGCGTTCTCGATAGCAAGCAAGTGCTCGACCGTAGACCGGGGCTCGAAATAGAGGGAGGTATCCAAGATGCGCGACAACATTCGATACATGATGGCAGCGGGAGTGCTCGCGATGGCTGTTGCGGCCTGTGGGGAGACCGACGAGCAAAGCGAGGATTTCGATTCGCCCACGCCGGTAGAGGAGGTTCAGACGGAGGTTCCCGACACGCCGTTGTCGGGTGGAGGCGACGAGCAAGTAGACGTTCCGGTGGATGAGCCCGAGGGGGGCGGTCCCGTCGATGAGATCCCGCCCGGTGACGTGGCGGATGAAGGTGACGTGGCGGATGGCGAGGAGGCCGAAGAAATCCAGGTCTCGCTTCTGGCCGGCAAACAATTGGCCTATCCGGAGGCCTGGATCGCCCACGCGGCCGCCAACGAGTCGGAGTGTAGCCACTCGAGGTGTCCCTATCTCGTCTCGGAGACCGACTCCGAGCCGGCTGCGGTGCCGCCATTCGAGCGCGGCACCGAGTGCATGGTCGAGGGGGGCTTGGCTGTCGGCGGAGGCCCCGATGAAGAGGGGAGCACCACCTACAGCGCCAGCGCTCAGGCCGGCGCCGCCAGCGCCACATTCAGCACGGACGTGAGCAGCGGCGATGATTTCGTCGAGTTGGCAGTGCAGGGTGAGGCCGATGCCGAGGAGCCGACCGCCGGAGGCGTGCGCGCCGATGCCGGCGCGACACTCTTCGCCGACGAGTCGGCCCTGGTGCTCGATATCCAAAACCCCTCCGGTGAGCCGGTCGTGCTCGAGGTGAGCTGGAGCTTGAAAGGAGAGCCGGCCGCAGGAGAGGCGAGCTGGCAGGGCGCACTCTGGTACACCGATCGGGCCAGCCGGCTCGACGAGTGCTATGTCGCCCCCGACTACCAGTTCGACCGCGTCTTCGACGTCTTCCAGGACGTCGGCGGCACGGTGCGCGGCCAAGCCTCGGGCACCGCACGCTTGCCTGTCTCGGGGGTCGAAACCGCCGAAGGTGAGCACATCCAGGTGGGTCTGCGCCTCAACGTCGGCGCCCACGCCGTAGCTCGCGCCGGAAGCGTGCCCGAGCATGCCCAGAGCTCGTCGAGTCGGGTGGACGGCACCTTGCGCTTCCGCGTCGTCCCCGCCGAAGAGACCTCGGCCGAGGCGCGCTGAGCGCACCGTCGATCCAGTTGAAACCATTTCGGGGTTGCTCGATTCGGCTCAGGTCGATAAGAGCAACCCCGTATTATTTTGCGCTGTTAGCCTCCCCTCGAAGTCGATCAGAGACCGTGGAAGAATTCGAAGAACTCAGCCCCACCGAACGCATCTCTCGCCTGCTCAAGACCGTGGAAGCCGGCTCCAAGCGCTACCACGCGCTCGACGCTGCCCTGAACTACAAGGGCAGCTGGATCGATCTGGCCGGTCATATCAAAGAGGTCGAGGAGCTCGAGTCCTGGAAAGACTGGGATTATTCGAGTCTGAACGCATATTGTAAAAAAGAGCTGCAACTTAGCCGCGGCGAGATTCGAAAAATGCGCGAAGGCTACGAGTGGCTCGAAAAAGAGGCGCCCGAGCTTTTGGCCGTCGACGAGTCTGCAGGTGACGACGCCGCCAAGTCCGCGCGGCCGGTGCCCGACATCGATACGATCGATCAGTTGGCCAAGGGTTATCGCGAGACGCGGCGAGAGCGGATCCCGAACGACACTTATCAGGAACTCAAGCAAGCTGCGCTGCGCGGCGAGCGTTCCTCGTACCAACTTCGACGCGAGTTCAAAGACGCGGTGCCCGAGCACAAGCGCGAGGTGAAGCCGGTCAATCCTCGAAAACACCTCAAGCGGGCGCTCAAAGCGCTCGAGAAGGCCCTTGCCGAGATCGAAAGTGACGAGCAGGCCGCCGACCCCGAACTCGCCGAGCGCGCCCGAAAATTGCGCGACGAGATGTTCCACTTGGTGGCCACCAAAGACGAGACCGAGTAGCGCTGTCCGGTTTCGTTACGCCGTCTGTTATGATAAGGGCCACTGACACCACACGAAGATAGCAACGGGAGTAAAAAGCACATGCACTACAGTGGTTCACCGGACGATAGTGAGAAGAAGCCCAGGGTTTTGTGGCTCAACGCCCTCTTCTTGGTCCTCACTCCGCTCGCGGCGTTGATCTTGACGCCGCTTTATATCCTCGAGCACGGCGTACACTGGGCCGAGCCCGTCGCGATGGTCGTATTGTGGTACCTGACCGGCATGGGCATCACCGCCGGTTACCACCGCATGTTCTCCCACCGCGCCTGGTGGGCTCCGGCGCCGATCCGCGCCATTTTGCTCGTCCTCGGCGCTGCCGCCTGGCAAAACAGCGCGATTGCCTGGTCGGCCGCGCACCGCTACCACCACCGCCACGTCGACACCGAAGACGATCCCTACAGCATCCAAGAGGGCTTTTGGTGGGCGCACATGCTCTGGGTGATGGTCGAGGGCAAAAAGCACCAGGATTTCGAGAGCGCTCCCGATCTTCGCGACGACCCGCTGTGTCAGTGGCAGCACAACAACTACTTCTGGATCAGCACACTCTTCAACATCGGCGTGCCCCTTCTTCTGGGCCTGATGACCGGCCGCCTGTTCGGCATGCTGCTTTGGGCCGGACTCGTGCGCGTGGTCGTGGTGCACCACTTTACCTTTTTCATCAACTCGCTGGCCCACATGTGGGGAAGCCGCCCTTGGAGCAAGGAGCAGTCGGCGCGCGACAACGCCGTGCTCGCCTTCTTCACCTTCGGCGAGGGCTACCACAACTTCCACCACACCTTCCCCGGCGACTACCGCAACGGCTTTCGCTGGTACCAGTTCGACCCGACCAAGTGGACGATCGCGCTGCTCAATAAAGTGGGGCTGGCCCAGGACCTGCGCCGCACGACCATGGACCGCCGCCTCAAGAAGCGCTGGCAGACCATGCGCGAGCGCTACGAGACGCAGATGGACGAGTGGAACGAGTCGATGCGCGAGCAGATTCAGGCCGCCGAGGCGAGCCTCGAAGAGGCGCTGACCGAAATGCGCAGCAAGCGCGCCGAGTGGGCTCGCAAGGCCGAAGAGCTGCAGGCTCAGGCCCGCGACGAGCTCGAACGCGCCCGCATCGAAGCCGAGCGCCGCGCGCTCGAGGCCTTCCGCAACTGGCAGAGCCTCGTGCCCGCCCAGGCGCGCTAGTGGCGCTCAGCCGAGCAAGAAACGAAGCAGGCCCGCACGACAACGTGCGGGCCTGCTTCGTTTCTTGCTTCTCTTAGGGGCCGACTCAGTCGCACTCACCGCCCAGAAGGCCGGTCTTCAGGCCCTTGTTGGGCGGGTTGGCGCCCAACCAGATGTCGAAGAGCGCTTTGGCGAACTTCTCACCTTCGATGGTGCCCTTGGTCGAGCCGTTGTGCGCAAAGGTCACGCCTTTGCCGGGGATGTAGGTGTAGATGAACTTGTCGCCCTCTTCGACGGCGCCCATCCAGCTGCTCAGCTTTTTGGCCTTCGCGCCGAGCGTCTTGCCGCCGTACTTGCTCTTGCTGATGCCTTCTTTGATGGCGTCACGCACGTCGCCCTTGTCGACGTCGCGCACGAAGCGCAAGATGAGCCGCTTTTTGCCCTTCGCGTTGACGAGCTTCGAGCCACTCTTCGATTTCTTCTCGACGTAGAGCGCGGCGACGTAGACGTCGACGTTGAACGCGGTCGCCTCGCGCAGGCCCAGTCCGTTGAGCTGGAGCTTGTCGCCGTCGAGGGTGATCGAGTTGGGGAACTTGACGTCGGCGCACTCGGCCGCGGTGGCCGTCGAGCTCAGGCCGAAGGTCAGGATGGCTAGCAGTACAAATGGGAGCAGTCGTTTCATGGTGCTAATCTGCGCTTGTGGGGTGATTCGAAAACTGACCTCGCAGGGTAGTGGGGCGCGCAGTGCTGTGCAAGCTGGAAGGTCGTTATGACGCAGGCGCGCTGCGGCGAAGCTGGCCGCGCAGCTCTTCGATCACGTCACGAGCGTGGGCCTTGAGAGCGTCGACGTCGTCGAGGGTCAGACCGTCGGTGGCGATAGGCTCGCCGACCCGCACACGCGCCTGCGTCCGGTGCAACCTCCAGTCGTGCTTGGCCAGGGCGGTGCAGGTGCCGCACACGGCCATCGGCAAGATGTCGGCGCCCGACTCGATGGCCAGACGAAACGCTCCTTCCTTGAAGGGCAGCAGCTCACCTTCTTTCGAGCGTGTGCCCTCCGGAAAGATCATCACGGGCACGCCTCGCTCGAGCCAGGTGCGGCAGCGCGCCATCGCCGATTTGGCCGAGTCACTGTCGCCGCGTACGACCTCGACGTCACCCGCCATGCGCAGCATCCAGCCGACGAATGGAATCTTGAAGTTGCTCGTCTTGCTCAGCCACTTCATCTCCCAGGGCAGGTAGGAGAGCAAAAACGGGTCGGCCGCCGAGCAGTGGTTGCTCACGCAGACGGTCCTTCGCGGCTTGTCCTCGGGCAGATCGCCTTCGACCCCGAAATCCCACGCCGGCGCCAACCACGTGGCGGTGACGCCGATGAGGCGAAATGCCCGGCCGGTCACATAGCGGCGCCGGTCGAACGGTGCGGTCACCACGAAGAGCACGCAGAGCACCGGAAAGCCGAGCAGGAGCGTCGAGCCGATGGCGAACCAACTCCAGACGGACCAGAGCGTGTGCGAGAGCGATGTGTCGGCGGCGGTGCTCATGGGGACTCCTCGATGTGCAGACTCTATGAGTCAACATTAACACGCCGAGAGGTCCCCGCGATGATCGAGATCATCCAGCGAGGCCCTAAGCCAGGTCGAAGAGGAGCAACTCGGCGTCCTCGGCCGCCTCGATGGCGACCTTCGCTTCGTCCGAGATCGCCGCGCCGTCGCCCTCTGACAGCGTGATATCACCGAGGGTGACCGTGCCGTCGACCACCTGGACCCACGCGTGGCGTCCGGCGTCGATCGAGTACTCGACCGTGTCGCCTTCCTCGAGCACCGCGCCCCAGATAGACGCGTCCTGGTGGATGCTCAGCGAGTCGTCGCGCCCGTCGGGCGACACCAGCAGCTTCAGGGCACCTCGGCGGTCGGCGCGGCGAAACTTTCGCTGCTCGTAGCTCGGCTCGAGGCCGGCGCGGCGCGGCGGAATCCAGATCTGCAGAAAGCGCACCGGCTCGGTGTCCGAGGCGTTGTACTCGCTGTGGCGCACCCCCGTACCCGCCGACATACGCTGGACCTCGCCGGCCTCGATGACCGAGCCGTTGCCCATGCTGTCTTTGTGCTCGAGGGCTCCCTCGACCACGTAGCTGATGATCTCCATATCGCGGTGCGGGTGTGTGCCGAATCCCGCGCCGGGGGCGACGCGGTCGTCGTTGATCACCCGAAGCTTGCGAAATCCCATGTGCCGCGGGTCGCGGTAGCCTCCAAACGAGAAGCTGTGCCGGCTGTCGAGCCAGCCCATGTCGGTGTGGCCGCGTTCGTCGGCAGGTCGTACTTCGATCATCTGTTTCTCCGTCACTTCACAGGGAATGGTTCGGTCCAAAATCGATTTAATACTTAAGCGTTTCGTGCTAGGTGTATAGCGCTTTGAGAGCACAAAATCGTTTCTTAGAGGAAACAATGGCCAATATCTCGGAACTCGAAATCTTCGTGACGGTGGTCGACGCGGGTAGCTTCACGGCGGCGGCCGAGCAGCTCGGGGTGTCCAAGTCGCACGTCAGCAAGCAAGTGTCGGCCCTCGAAGATCGACTCGGTGCACAGCTCTTGCACCGTACGACGCGCTCGCTGTCGGTGACCGACGCCGGGCAGGCGTTTTACGAGCGCGGCGCGTTGATCCTCGAGCAACTCGAGGAGGCCGAGCGCGCGGTGATGCAGCTGCAGACCAAGCCGCGCGGGCGTCTCAAAGTCAGCGTGCCGATGACCTTCGGGTTGCGTCATCTGGCGCCGCTGGTCGCCGAGTTCTTGCAGGAGTATCCCGAGATCAGCATCGATCTGGACCTGTCCGACCGCAAGGTCGACATGATCGACGAGGGCTTCGACCTGGCCATTCGCATCGGGGAGCTGCAGGACTCGAGCCTGATGGTGCGCAAGCTGGCCCCGGCGACGCGCTACTGCTGCGCCAGCCCCGAATACCTCGAGGCCCACGGCACCCCCCGGCACCCCGCCGAGTTGGCCGACCACGAGTGCCTCGAGTATGCCTATGGCCGGCTCAATACCTGGCAATTCGTCAGCCCCGACGGTGACGAGCACTTCGTGCAGGTCAGCGGAAGGCTGCGTGCCAACAACGGCGAGGTGCTCGTCGAGTCGTGCGTCGCCGGGCTGGGCGTGGCGCTGATCCCCGACTTCATGCTCGGCGACCATCTGCAATCGGGCCGCCTGGTGCGCCTGCTCGACGACTGGCTCGAGTGGAACGCCGGGGTCTACGCCCTCTACCCTCACAACCGCCACCTGTCGGCCAAGGTGCGCCGGTTCGTCGACTTCCTGGTCGACAAGTTGTCCCCGGCTCCCTGGCTGCAGGACGCCGCCGCCCAGAGTTGACGCTGCGGCGCCTGGATTTAGCTTTTCAAACATCACACAGAAGTTGGGAGGACTCCTTTCTTACCCCGTGACTCGAGCGGTCTGGAGCCGATGAGAGACGCGCCAGACAAAGCTGGCAGTGGCGGTCGTTGGGATCAGCTGTATGGGTTGTTGCTGCGGCTGGTCTCCATGGCGCTGCTGTGGGTGGTGTTCGTCCAGGGCGAGGTCGCCGAGTCGTGGACGGTGGGCCTGCCCACGGTGCTCGTGGCCGTGGTGGCGAGTTATCGACTCACGCCACGGCCCGGCGGGCGCGTCAGTGTGTGGGGCGTGTTGCGCTTCGTGCCATACTTTTTCTGGAAGTCGCTGGTCGGAGGCATCGATGTGGGCCTGCGCGCGCTGCGCCCGTCGATGCCGCTGCGTCCGGGGCTGGTGCGCTACGAGTTGCGCATGCGTCCCGACGTGGTGGCCACGATCTTCTT
It encodes:
- a CDS encoding Na+/H+ antiporter subunit E, producing MRDAPDKAGSGGRWDQLYGLLLRLVSMALLWVVFVQGEVAESWTVGLPTVLVAVVASYRLTPRPGGRVSVWGVLRFVPYFFWKSLVGGIDVGLRALRPSMPLRPGLVRYELRMRPDVVATIFFVGVISLLPGTLAASLEGDSIEVHVVDRTMAIDAQLAELEAKVARVFGEELAPRAGRDGPS
- a CDS encoding LysR family transcriptional regulator; translation: MANISELEIFVTVVDAGSFTAAAEQLGVSKSHVSKQVSALEDRLGAQLLHRTTRSLSVTDAGQAFYERGALILEQLEEAERAVMQLQTKPRGRLKVSVPMTFGLRHLAPLVAEFLQEYPEISIDLDLSDRKVDMIDEGFDLAIRIGELQDSSLMVRKLAPATRYCCASPEYLEAHGTPRHPAELADHECLEYAYGRLNTWQFVSPDGDEHFVQVSGRLRANNGEVLVESCVAGLGVALIPDFMLGDHLQSGRLVRLLDDWLEWNAGVYALYPHNRHLSAKVRRFVDFLVDKLSPAPWLQDAAAQS